In a genomic window of Syngnathus typhle isolate RoL2023-S1 ecotype Sweden linkage group LG4, RoL_Styp_1.0, whole genome shotgun sequence:
- the si:ch73-167i17.6 gene encoding regulator of G-protein signaling 9-binding protein produces the protein MGKEECKTMLDALNKVTACYRHLVVALGSTSDSQNLREELKRTRKKAQELAVANRTKLTSLLKDKSISKEDRAEYERLWVLFSSSMDLLEVDMKRSLEIGQDFPLKVPTRHLIQTGMTGSTSTVAARAMSVQNMKYEADSNIDTADLRDLQAEIGQVSQMMEEMEMKVQVAPWAVEAKQEAGAELKSNMSVGNSSVGVISICEEEPKDEEGGGGGDTGFASICAVFVFFVIVTVAVVLGYLVINMS, from the coding sequence ATGGGCAAAGAGGAGTGTAAAACTATGCTGGATGCCCTGAATAAAGTGACGGCGTGCTACAGACACCTGGTCGTGGCTCTGGGCAGCACGTCGGACTCGCAAAACTTGCGCGAGGAGCTGAAGCGGACCCGCAAAAAGGCGCAGGAGCTGGCCGTGGCCAACCGGACTAAGCTGACTTCTCTTCTTAAAGACAAGAGCATCAGCAAGGAGGACCGCGCCGAGTACGAGCGGCTATGGGTGCTCTTCTCCAGCAGCATGGATCTACTGGAGGTGGACATGAAGCGCTCCCTGGAGATAGGTCAGGACTTCCCGCTCAAGGTGCCCACCAGGCACCTGATCCAGACGGGCATGACGGGCAGCACCAGCACAGTGGCGGCACGCGCCATGAGCGTGCAGAACATGAAGTACGAAGCGGACAGCAACATCGACACGGCCGACTTGCGGGACTTGCAGGCTGAGATCGGCCAGGTGAGCCAGATGATGGAGGAGATGGAGATGAAGGTGCAGGTGGCGCCGTGGGCCGTGGAAGCCAAGCAGGAGGCGggcgccgagctgaagtccaacATGAGTGTGGGAAATTCCTCTGTGGGTGTCATCTCCATCTGCGAGGAGGAACCCAAGGATGAGGAGGGGGGAGGTGGCGGCGACACGGGCTTCGCGTCCATCTGCGCTGTGTTCGTTTTCTTTGTCATCGTGACCGTGGCGGTGGTGCTTGGCTATCTGGTCATCAACATGTCCTGA